The Phalacrocorax carbo chromosome 2, bPhaCar2.1, whole genome shotgun sequence region GCAGGATGCAGCTAGTCCCATGCAAATGCAAAGGCGTTGGAGCCAACAGCTCCCACTCAGGAAATCTAGCAGCAGCACCTATTGCCTACTCACTGTCTGCGAACTCCAGAAATTATATGAAATGAAGGAACAGACCAAGAAAGCAGGATTACTGCAGATGGCTGAGGCTAAGATGGTATTTTCTTGCTGAGCCAATTCTTGCCTTTCATAACACTGTTGAGCTAATAGGCTTAACGCTGATTAAATAATAGGCTAAGTGTGCTATAATGCTATGTAAAGACCATTAAAGCTTCAAAATGTAGCCTACTGGGCAAATGTTGACCGGGTTACCTCCAGCTGCTTTCAGTAGTACCTGCATTCAGTTGGTCAGACAAAAGCCCTGCGAAGCTGTCATCAGCCAGGCCAGCTAACTCACTGCCACCCAGAGGTAGTTTGGATACCTCTGACCAGTACCCGTCCCATCACCACCAGCTGGCCCTTCTGCTACCCACTTGGTGCTGGTGGCAGGGAAGCCCTGACTTGAGGCATGACCTGACTGCAGCCTGCAGGGAGGTTCTGCCCGTTGCAGGGGACTGGCACAGCCCCTGGGCCCCCTGCACCCTGCTCTCCCTCCACCTCTCACCTGGATTGCTCACAGCTAAACCAGCTGCTTTGAGGTTTTCCACGTGACATCTATTCCAAAGAGGTCTGGGAGATGCACTAGTTTGGTTACCAAACTTTTGCTAGATTGTGTTGTGCTTTTCCAGAAATACCCTTTTTCTCCACCTCCCATCTTAAATGGGTAAAAATCTTGATGGGTTTCAGTCCAAGGAAGTGTCTGCCAACACTGAAAAAGAGGGTTGTATTCACCTCCAGGGTAACGGCGACagactttgtttttctgattcttCAATAACTGGGAGAAGTTTTGAAAGCCAGGGTGAGGTGACTGCCCTTTCTTGGCTATATTTGTCCAGCATTGTCAGTTGCACTCACGTGCAATATCTACTACCATGTCCAGGTAAAGCTTCTGCCTCAGCAAATGATTTCTGAGTAGGTTTTCGTTAGCTTCTCTGCCCCAGCAGTAACAGTCTCAGGAAATCTAATAGTGCAAAATGTTAGAATGACATGGTGTAATCCAAGGAATCTTTCTTTCACTGAAGTGCTACCCTTTGTCAAGGCAGACAAATACTCTTATCCTTTTCCTTGGGCAAAACTGTAGATCTACTATATCTCCTTGTGTTAGTAGGCTAATTTCTTGCCATATGTgcataaatagataaataaagaTAACACAAGTGATTTTTCCATGGGTTGTTGCAGATACAGTATTACTTTCATTTAAGTAGTTGTAATTCAGCAACATTTCTGCCTACTGCACCTCCTATTTAAGCCTTCTATTTTCTCAGTGGGTACCAAAACAGGGGCGTTACACTGATGGCTTCTCAGTCGCTGGGATTCTCTTTTCTCTGAGCTGATGTTACACAACAAGCCTTGTctccaagaaataaaaagatgctATTTATGACTATTCATTAATGAGTCTTTATTATACACTTTGTGAACAAAAACCTGGGAAATCTGCCCTAAAGGAGTTACATGAAGTTGCTCTATAACCCCTGCATGGGGCTTGCCTGCACTGGGTATTTCAaggcagcacccacaggcaATGTGTCTTCAGCAGGATTTTGTACCGGATTGCCCACCACTGGGTAAAAACACATTAAGATATATGCAGAAGTGACAGCACGACCCTTGTGGAGATTTTCAACCATGCTGAGTTGATACAACTGAAAATCATGGCATTTCCTCATCAAAACACAGCCCATCTGTTTCTGCATAATTATTCTCATCTTTTATTCTGTACAGCAACCGTAACAATGGGCTCTGCAGGTGTTGCCGTAATACAGGTGATCATGTTTGTATTTTGATCAAGTAATTTTGGGTATGTCTTGTCAGTTCTTGTATCAAATTGACTTCCAAACCCACATATGATGTGTGTTTATGGCTTTAATCTTTCACTCACTTTGCCTTTGTAAAACAAATCTTTATTATAGTTTCTGATTACTCCCTACAGTCAAGACCATACATATTATTTAGGTATAAATTTTCAATCATGATAACGTAGTTTTCTGCTGTTACTGTGGTTTTGACTGctactatttttttccatttttctttaattcatcTATTTATTATTTACCTCCCTAGATGTTTAACATATCTTTATTTTGTTCTATACATGTATCTCTTCTCTTTTAGTAAAGTCAAGGTCTTTTGATGTGGAAATGTTTAGGACTGGCTGGATCCTCAgaagaaattacttcttttgATACCTGAATCAAAGTATTAGTAAAATAATGCCTCCACAGTACATTATTTCGACAAGGTCCATTGTTGATGTTGATTATTTATAGGGGAGAGTTATTGTGTTTTTCTCACATTCACATGTTTGTGTAATTCCTTTGGGATGTATAGATGCCATAATATTATGGTACTGAATCAGGAAAATTAATCAAATTACAAGTTGTAGGCCAAGAAATCTTTTGCTTGGTTTAACTTTGTTGTTTCTATCCTTTAAGTTTTAGTTGCCATATTCAGCAGATATTTACCTTTTATATCACTGATTAAATTAAGAGGCAAATTAATTTAAGGGCTCTGATTGATCTTCAATGCCAGCAATTTGGATGCTTATTAAGTGTTTTAAAGTATATCTAATTAAAGATATATGCTTTACATCCGATAGTAAAACATTTAGCATTTGTCTGCTTAAATTTATTTAAGTATTATCACTTCTTCTGTAGTTCAAGAAGAGTTTTAAAGACTGTATGCATAATTTCCTCATTCTGAAAGAATGACTAACCACTAATTGCACTGAATACAGTCTTCCTCTTGCCTAACTtttataattagaaaaataaattggcCCTTACAAAGTGTTATGTCTTTACTTGttcctaataaaaatattatgtcCCCACCCACTATCTATTTCAAAGGTTAAGAAAGACTGCTGATCAGAGGAGGGATCAGTTAGTCAATGCTAGAGATGAGTCTGGAATTTAGGCATTGAGCTAAGTCACGCGCTGCTCTGAAtcctttttctccagttttttcttccccaaattaAAAACCTGTTCTAGAACAGCAGCAATCAGCCTTTCTCATATCTTCCAAAAGAGTCCAGAAGGTGCAGCCACATAAATAAAAGCTGCCATAATACAGAAGGTGTTTCGTGTGAGGAAGCATGAGTTTATTGTAATACCTGATATGAGCTTCAGAAGAACATATGGCCTCCCCTAATTGGAGCAAAGTAGCTAagtttgaaatacttgcaaaaCTTTACAAATAAGATAGTCTTAGAAATTGCTATATATGATTAGATAGGAGGGAGTCTGGAGACACTGCATCCTTGAGTAGAATCGATCAGGGAAATGCACTAGAATAAGCTAGTTTAGTATCAGTAAGAGTTGTGTAACCTAGCCAAAAATGAACTGAGCTTGCCCGGAGACTGAGTTCAACTAGCAGACACGGTGAGGAAGACTATCCATGACCAccagaggaccctggaagaCCACCAATAAACATGAATGTGCACACAttaaggacatttgcatatgttAATGAGTTCTAAGAATAGTATTAATATGATAATAATTTTCTAGtaaactaatgaatatgtatgttcTGATTGCATATAACCACTGTAGTGGAGCATCTCTGCTGTAGTAGAGCAACTGGGTGCACACACCAGGCAGAGGGAGCCCCTCTGCGCCCAGCTCCACGATGAAGAATGCCTGCTTTCCAAAACTACAGACTgagttttagagggttcttaCATTTGCCAACTTACAGCATCAGTTCTGCTTTCCCCTTCTCCAACCCCTTTATGAAAGTGAAACCGTCGTCCCCTGCCTTCACCTTCCCCACAAATCCTTTGGCTGTAActactggggagggggaggaggccTAAGTGGCGAAACAAACCCTGTGACATTTCTTTGAAGGCTCTtggtgaggaagaagagagcacGCAGCAAGTCAGGAGGTGTGACTGCGCCAGCCCCATTTTAAacccaaaaggaaaatattggcAGTTGTAGGTATTTTGCACTTTTTTATAGAACTATTTATTTGGGAATAGAAAGAAGAGGTCACGGGCATGacatgagttaaaaaaaaaaagtatcagtgACTTCTCCCCCCTTGTTTCTGAAGTGGAGTAATTACAAAATAATGGGATATGCTGAGCATAAGCAGGACGCAAGGATTTGGACATCCTTCCCCAAACAGGCTGGCCTCTTTTACCTTTAGTACAAGGAATTTGGGGTTTGATGtttaaagaagcaaaagcagaactGGAGATTGCTGCAGCTGATTTCTGTGGAGGTGAATTAACCTCCCAggatttatttgcttgtttagCAAGGTCACATAGGCCTCCTGTTGAATCAGCGGAAAAACACACCTACCTCAGGCCTTCCCCTTCATGGAACGAGGAGGAGCTGGTTGAGGATCCTGACCCTTTCAGGGTCGGGATCCACAAATTTGTCTCCTGCTGCCTGGTATTGCACCAAGCCCCACTTGCTGTTTTCAGGGTGCAAGACAGAGACGGGAAGGGCAGTGTTTGTACATGCTTCTTCCCCTGCGCTTGACTGATCAGAGCACACAGGCAAATGCATTAGGCTAAGTAATAAGAGTCAGAGCTTTCTTTGCTGAGCGGgaagggctgcagggggatgctaccactgtttgtgtgtgtgagaagatgcttttctcttttttaaggTTGCAGTGGGCACAGGTGCCCAGGCACTGGCAGTGGAGGGCTCGGGGGCTGCAATCTGTGAGGAGACGCTggagctgccctgggcaggTTCCAGCCAGCTGCAACGGACCCACCGCTGGGCCCTGCAGCCAAGGTGGCATCACCTGCGGGAAAGCATAttagaaagggcagaaaatgctgggcaggcagagaaagtggggaaaaagaagagttgagaaacagcagaggcaacaccaaggtcagaggaggaggaggaggtgctccatggCAGAGCTTATGCTGCCCGAGTCTGTGGAGGACCTacctggagcagaggagaagcgGGAGAGGGAGGGCATGGCCAAGAGGCATGTCTGTGCACCAACCAACCATAAGCCCCTCCCGTGCTGCTCCTTACCTTGCTGAAGGGTCAAAGTGTGACCTGCGGTGAAAcaagggggaggagaggagcctAGAGTAACACTGAGccagggaaaggggagagaaaaggtGTATTTTAATGTTGATCATCTTCCTTCCCAATACCCAAATCAGTAATTAAATATCTGTATTAAGGGTAACTGGTAAGCGATCTCCCTGTCTTTGACTCAGTCCATGAgctttcttgtttctgtttttcctatttCCTCCGCCCATTTCACTAGGGAAGAGGGGACCGAGCAAGCGGCTGGATAGGAGCTTGGCTACCAGCCAGGGCCAACCCaccacagaaaaacagcaaaacacaagTTTGTTCTTAAGCCCAAAGCTTACAAAGAAGCCATACAACAACAACAAGTAAAGGAATTCAGGCTGTCAGTCTCTGCATTCACTTTGTGTCACTGACATGGGTTGTCTGTGCTTCCTCTCCGTGCCTGTGCACTGAACTTCACATTAGAAAGTTAGactttccattttaaatcaGCTGAGTACTTTGCAGATCTATAAAACAACTCCTACAAGATTGATTACACAGTTCTTGCAGTATGAAAGCCTGTTTGATCGATTGCAAAGTCAGTGAGACCTTGTGCTGCTCAGGCTTTGCACAATAGTTTAAGAGCATTGTTTCTAGGAGctcactggaaaaataatacGTTTTAATCTGCAACTCATATTCAGGTTAATAAACACAAAGTAAGGTATGCACCATCCCAAGTGAACAACTTCCATGCATCTGCCTATATCCTTTTCTGGTCGAACAGAAGGCATATCGTTCTTAAATCTGTTCAGTATTAGTTTAATTCTTACTTCAGAAACCCTTCTTCTGTGAGAACCTAGTCATTCTTTCCTCAGCTCCTTTATTGTCTTGCCTGAAGGTGTACATACCTATAACATAAAACTTGAGAAGCTAATACCCTACAAAAGATGGAGTTGTAAAGGATGATGGAAATGgctagaaaagaaacaaagcaggcATAATAAAagtattcttaaaataaaaaagcatttattatgAGATTATAATACATGCCAAAATAAAGTGTGTTTTAAACCACGGGTATGTTTATTAGTTGTATTTACAGGTTTTTCctcctattttaaaattagaatttgtttttgtatttgtgggcattgttaaaaataaatattttaaaaagtgtgatTCAAGAACAGATGCAtacaaggaggaaaagggagctCTGACTTGAAATGAAGCCATTCCAGATAAGTCCAGAGCAGAGAATGCATTAGGGTTGAAAATTTACACATGCCCTACTTAAACTGAAAGGGCAAAGTTCTGTAAAATCAGGAACACATCATGTAAAAACTAACAATGCaagcctttttcctcttttataaTATCACATCAAAGTTACACAGAAGACCCCAGTGATCACTAGGGAATCTGCCGCAGTCTAGTTTTTCCAATCCGATTAAGTCCATACTTCGTGGAATAATATGTCCCCCGTCTGCTGCAGGCCGAAAGTAAATGCGGTCAAACCTCATCTTGCACTTGTACTCTGCATCCAGGTTGGTATTGGAGTGGGTGTCCCAAGTATAGCGGCAGTGTTGCGGTTTACCCAAAAACTCCCAGATATCCATAATGTTGTTTGGTAACTTACCTAGCTTAGTAACCTGAAAGTACAAGGGGTAAAAATCCACAATATACGGAATCCACAAATTTTAccttcaaaagcaaaactgagcTGTCACAGTATCACTTTTTTGTGCAAAACATGAgtgcttaaaaacaaagatattGGAGACATTTCTAAACTGTGGCATTTCTCAGGATACTCTAAAGCATGACCAATTCCTGTAGTATTTTCTAAATCAAAAACAtgttacaaaataaatgttcagCTCTGAAATTTTGATATACGGGGGTCAACACTGTGTTCTTGGAAACAATGTCATTCCAATTCACTGCAATGAAATTTCACAACAGGGAAAAAGATGAAACACTGACCCGTTAGAAATTATGCACAAATTTCACTTTTAGTATCAGTAGCCAAAAACTACTTCTAATTTTGAATGTCTCGATGATAGGGGATTAATTTTAAGCTCCCAAGATCTATTTCTCCAGAGCACCCTACTCTTTCATTGATTCTACAGGCATTAACTCTCTGAGAATTGGAGAGCTGAGCAAGTAAAGAACAGGTTCTCAAAATGCGATGCTTTTGAAGTCAAAACTTCATCAACTATCCCCAGATATAAATATTGCCAATTAAAGCATTttgttgggggggtgggagctCCTCTTCATATACATCACCTCAGCTATAACAATGCCTCAGCATAGCAATGCCACAACTTCTACTTAGTCATGCTTCCACTTTAAGAATATATGTTGCCTATCTCTGTTCTGCCTAAGCAGGCCATTTCTCATAAAGGCTACAGAAAAGCCTGAGAAGATTTTGTCGTAATACCGTCTCAAAACAACAAGGCTGCTTATTTCTATTTACCTCACTGTCTCTGAGGTTTGTATCCCCTCCAAATATAACAGTGGTGGACTCAGACTCCTCCTGCATTTTGTTTAACACTATTTGCAGTTGCTTCAAACGCTCCTTAGAGTGATTTTTGGTGCTCTCCAGATGCGAGGTCATAAGGCAAAGTTCATTACCAGATATGCTCACCTATGCATGAAACAAAGAGGCAATGTTAATATCCACACCATGATAAGAAGTTCAAAGACAAAATCTAATCACAGAGTAAATTACTGAATGACAGAGCTCTGGTTAATATTAGTTTTACATTGAAGAAAAGTGGCTCGCAGGAGGTTAACAggcttttagttttgttttcagaggtcATAAGACTTGAAAACAAATTACGGCCAGTAACGTACACAAAAGATTTAAGTTTGTTAGTATCAAATGCAACTCTGTATGTTTGGAGGAGAAGGTTTTCTGCTGTTTGAGACTGTCAGAGAGTAAAGCCAGTCCAGCTtttcctgggattttttttcattctgaaggcagaaatacagctgtttAGTATATACAGACTCACTCACATGCACAACCAAAAGGTTCCTCATCATGGAGGTTGTTGGAAAAGGTACTATCTCATGTTTCAGTAGCTTCACTCTCGATTTCTTTAACATTATGGCAGTGAAATAGCCATCTATGTTACctaaagaggaaaagggaaagaaatggtCAAGGATACCTTTTGCCATGCCATAAAGAAGTTAAGGTTCTGAAAGAGACCTTTCTACCATGATCTGGGAAGAATCACGTCAATTTGTAAGATGTACAAAGTTATTAGTTAAAAGTTTCATAATAGCGGTgagaatttttcagattttttaaatgcaaacatttaagAAATGACTTACCTATGGCACTTTTTTGGCTACCCTTGCTATCAGACtttcaaaaagcagaagaaataaaggaaaccACCAGGCAAGCAAGCTTTTCACATGAATAATTTGCATCAAACTATATCATAATATCAAAACACAGAAAGTAATTTAAGTGCTTCCTTCTTCACTTCACCGTTTTCATTCCTACAAATGGTCAGAGATTTTGGCAAGGGAGacagaataaaaccaaacttactttttccagtttctgtcTCCAGAAACTGGGGGTTGTTTCTTACCTGGAATAATAGTGTAACTGCCTGCTCTCATCTGCAGAAGACAGAGATGTGTCGGGACAACCTCTTGTAAAAACACAACATCTGGACTGTATCTGAAATCGGCAAGACaagattttaaattaactgCTGAAAGGTCGTACTGTTACACTCTGAGACCAAAGGGAACAGGGTCAGGGATTTGAGGTGCATCATGTCCTCATCTTCCTAGATATGGTaagaatgtgttttttaaaaaaagaaaagtctctCCATCATATTTAGCAGCATGTAGACACATTGCCATTGTTAAAAGGGAGGAAGCAGTAATTATTATGGACATGGAACTGACATGGTAATGAAATGCATGGCTTCCTCATACTTGATCTTGCAAACATTTGCACAGGTTTCATATACTGCGTACGTGAGGAATTCAACTTAAGCAGCTGCAAAGCGGCTTTGGAACAAGTTCTGCAACGTCTAAGTTCTCCAGGAGATTCCAACCGCCACTTCATTCCCTTACAACAGATCCCCTCAGGTAACCTGCCATTCATTTTCTCCTGTGTCATCGATGCAAGCTCTTTTATTTCTTAGATCTGTGCAGTCAGTAACAGTTCATGTGAGGCAGCAGCCCTGAAAATGCTGATTTAGACATGGCTTTACAGCTGTCCCGATTTTTGTTACACTGCTGAACAGCCCTCCTCTAAGCAAGTGAAGGGCAAACCTAAGGCCTtacttacagaagaaaaatagtcaCCCCAGATTAAcaaaatcaagtgaaaactgaCTTAGTTAAGGGGTTTCTGCTGTTTTAAGAGGAACTTAAACTATCGCTTGTTTCAATCATTTAATTTACACTGATAAGTTACTGTAGTAAGAAAAATCAACTTATGTAACTATTAAACTGCTCATAAATACATTCATGGGAGGCTTCCACTGGTGCAACTATAAAAGGTACTCACAGATTCTATTGCTTTTATCTTACcttgcacattttcttttttgatagACAAGTAACAGAAAATGTGCAAGAGAGCcacatttcacaaaaaaaaaaatcttttttgttgttgaaaacAGTTTGCTCTAGCGTGAAGTTATCCATACTAGTGGAATGAGACAAACACGTTTCTTGGAGTTTTATCCTTCCCTCATGTATAGGATAGAAGTATGCTCTTGATGTGCGACTACCACTTGAACAATATTGTTCATTacataaaagctttttaatgttGCCATCGCAAAATATCTAACCTCCGGGATGCTGCACAGGTTGACATCTCTTTCAACCAGTGTACCAACTTTTGTTCAGCTCTTTAGGATTTATAAAGTGCTTGTATTGTTGCACCTAACATTAAGGTAACTTGGGCGTGAAGATTTGTAAATATCTAAACCAAGAagcttgctttttcctttaaagctgGGTACATGACAATACAGAGATGAAGCTCCACTTACAACGCCAGGTAAGAACAGATTCCTCTAGTTCGTTCTTTTAGATTTCCTAGATCCAGCCCGTCAATGTTCCAGGTTATCAGTGAGAAGCAGCTGTCATCTTCTTGTTGCTTCGAGTCTGCACTGTTGACATTGGCATTACTAGTGGTTGCATCTGCTGTGAGGTCAATACTAAAGAGAGAATTTACTTGTTTGTCAACATGCATAATACTATTCCTCCTGCAATTACATCCCTTATCTTCTTGTTTTAGACCCACCACAACTTACAGGTGGCCACCTAAAACTTTCCCAACAAGTAAGTTAACATATATTTATCTCAACGTAATTTAAAAGTGCAGTAACTAAAACCTAGAGACCTCAGTCATACAGAGCCTTAGTACACAGGTGAAGGTAAGcgttttttcctcctccttatAGACACAAGATAACATTTACCAGTCTGATTTAAGTTCATCAGACAGCAACCGATGTAATCCAAACCACTTGAGTAATTCAACTCTTTCCCCAGCAGGCTGTGTATATTAGTTTTCCAAACACTTTCCAGCACATTAGAAATAAACAACTGCAGCCAGGACTTTCTTTTACATGCCCATCTTTGTAGTACAGCTGAGATTCTTTTGCAATTGCTGAACCGCCTGGGGAGGTACATGTGCAAACTCACTCTGTGATAGCCCTTTTCTTTGGGAATATTtaccccaaaccccacctggaAAACACAGGCCCAGTCTACCCTGTTCTTTTGATAAAGACTAAACAACACTGCCAAAGTCTGATACAATGTAAATTCCTTGAGGAAAGGGAAGTCTGtaacaaaatacattaaatagtACAGCTAAGACTACACAAACTTTATGTTGGCAAAGTTGGGATACtagagttttgtttttaaacacagaatttgTATGGACACATGAAAATAAGGCCTGGAACCAAAACAAATCCGTTCCCTAGAACTTAGGACTAGTTTTGTACTTGGTGCTGCACAAAAAACATAGGATTCTGCTACCCAGGTACATGTAATCTACACTGAACCAAAAAAGGAAAGCCGACAAAGGAGGGAAAGCTAAGGGATATTTAAGAAGGTAAATAACGTGGTATATGCCTCCAATACTTCCATGATTACTTTTTACATATATACTGTAACCTGAAGGATTATGAGATGAAATATGAAAGTCTATGTGGTCTGCAGTGATCTTCCCCTGACTGGGAGGTCCTCCCTCCCAACACACCCTGCATACAACAGCTCAAGACAGAACCTACAGTGCAAAGACAGACCGaggctagaaaataaaaaggcgCTGCTAATTTGAACCCGGTATATTCTGACTCATCATGGACTACCTGGAGAACAATGCTAATGCTCAGTAGGCTTGCATTTTTTCATACATATATACGAAGCAAAAACAGGTATGCTGTTATCAAATACAGCTTATTCATAACTATAAAGATCAAAAGGGCTCTTCTAGATAACATGCAAGCCTGTAATAAATAAATCTATAGGAGAAAAAGGTTCCCTCAGGACTGTGAATGGCAGGGATCTGTAAAAGTTCAATTCCACATGCAGTTCAATACCCTCGGTATGCCCTAAGGGCATGTCATGAGATTGTCAGTGTGTCTAAGGCACAGATCTCAGATCCTAACTTCCACAGGTACGTTTAACAAGGTGTGCACGTACACATCggttttatttacagaaacacaaacacatGTCATACATGACACAGTTTTCACATATATAAATGTGCGTGCGTACAGTAAAATATGCTTATGTATTGCTGCACAAGACAACGAACAGAAAATTACCTGTCCCTCCTCTGAAAGGCTCACAACCTACTAGCCCAGATGAAGGCGGCTGAGGCACCCACAGAGGGAAAGCACAGCCCGCAAGCCTGACAGACTCTCAAGGGGAGCTGGCTATTCCCCACGAAGGGGGCAGCCTTAGGAAACGACGAGAACTAGTGCGGAAACATAAACGTAAGGAACGGAAACCACCTGCCCAGCTCGCCGCCGGCCGCGGTGCGAGGTcagcggggcggggagcggtgCGCCCCGCGGGACGCCACGACCCGGGAGCTGGCTGCCGCGCCGCCGGGGGGGGCCTGCACCTGCACCGGCCAGCGGAGCGGggcctgcctgcagctggggggagacGGGAGGGCGGCGGAACCGCTCCCCTCGCCCtcgcccccgcccggcccccgaAGCCGCCTCCTCCGGTCACACACACgcaccgcccccgccccggggtcGCTTACCAGCTGCCAGAGCCCGCGCAGGCCGGCGGCACCCCGCCCGCCGCTGCcaccgccgcctcctcctccagcGGCGGCTCGAAATAGGCGTTCAGCGCCCTCTGAAACACAGAGGCAGatggcagggaaggaaggggaaggggaaggggcagccccGCCGACCCAGGGCGTACCTGCATGTGCCAGTCATTGCCGGCCAAGAAGGTGCGCGCCACCGCCGCGTCGCTGCTGGTGATGGCAGCGAACTCGGAGC contains the following coding sequences:
- the TDP2 gene encoding tyrosyl-DNA phosphodiesterase 2 isoform X2; protein product: MELEPAAAEGRREGEDDDAAQCPPAGEDDDAAQCPPAGEPLPAAEEEEAAALHLAKRRRVLCSEFAAITSSDAAVARTFLAGNDWHMQRALNAYFEPPLEEEAAVAAAGGVPPACAGSGSCADSKQQEDDSCFSLITWNIDGLDLGNLKERTRGICSYLALYSPDVVFLQEVVPTHLCLLQMRAGSYTIIPGNIDGYFTAIMLKKSRVKLLKHEIVPFPTTSMMRNLLVVHVSISGNELCLMTSHLESTKNHSKERLKQLQIVLNKMQEESESTTVIFGGDTNLRDSEVTKLGKLPNNIMDIWEFLGKPQHCRYTWDTHSNTNLDAEYKCKMRFDRIYFRPAADGGHIIPRSMDLIGLEKLDCGRFPSDHWGLLCNFDVIL
- the TDP2 gene encoding tyrosyl-DNA phosphodiesterase 2 isoform X1; this encodes MELEPAAAEGRREGEDDDAAQCPPAGEDDDAAQCPPAGEPLPAAEEEEAAALHLAKRRRVLCSEFAAITSSDAAVARTFLAGNDWHMQRALNAYFEPPLEEEAAVAAAGGVPPACAGSGSCIDLTADATTSNANVNSADSKQQEDDSCFSLITWNIDGLDLGNLKERTRGICSYLALYSPDVVFLQEVVPTHLCLLQMRAGSYTIIPGNIDGYFTAIMLKKSRVKLLKHEIVPFPTTSMMRNLLVVHVSISGNELCLMTSHLESTKNHSKERLKQLQIVLNKMQEESESTTVIFGGDTNLRDSEVTKLGKLPNNIMDIWEFLGKPQHCRYTWDTHSNTNLDAEYKCKMRFDRIYFRPAADGGHIIPRSMDLIGLEKLDCGRFPSDHWGLLCNFDVIL